From the Streptococcus sp. 29887 genome, one window contains:
- the uvrA gene encoding excinuclease ABC subunit UvrA produces MQENIVIHGARAHNLKNIDVTIPREKLVVVTGLSGSGKSSLAFDTLYAEGQRRYVESLSAYARQFLGNMDKPDVDSIEGLSPAISIDQKTTSRNPRSTVGTATEINDYLRLLYARVGVPYCINGHGAISASSVEQIVDEVLELPERQRLQILAPIVRKKKGQHKTVFEKVQKDGYVRVRVNGDVYDVSEVPELSKSKAHNIEVVVDRIVIKEGIRSRLFDSIEAALRIADGYVIIDTMDEKELLFSEYYACPVCGFTVPELEPRLFSFNAPFGSCSDCDGLGMKLEVDTDLIVPDASKTLRDGALAPWNPISSNYYPQMLEQAMNHFGVDMDKPFEELTEEEKNLIFNGSDGKEFHFHYENEFGGVRDIDIPFEGLITNINRRYRETNSDYTRTVMKAYMNELTCGTCHGYRLNDQALSVKVGGEQGLHIGQLSDLSVADHLQVIENLTLSENEATIATPIVKEIKDRLSFLNNVGLNYLTLSRAAGTLSGGESQRIRLATQIGSNLSGVLYILDEPSIGLHQRDNDRLIASLKKMRDLGNTLIVVEHDEDTMREADWLIDIGPGAGVFGGEIVASGTPAQVAKNKKSITGQYLSGKREIPVPLERRVGNGRFLEVTGAKENNLQDVTVRFPLGKFVAVTGVSGSGKSTLVNSILKKAIAQKLNRNSDKPGKFKSISGIEHLDRLIDIDQSPIGRTPRSNPATYTGVFDDIRDLFAQTNEAKIRGYKKGRFSFNVKGGRCEACSGDGIIKIEMHFLPDVFVPCEVCHGQRYNSETLEVHYKEKNIAQVLDMTVNDAVEFFKHIPKIERKLRTIQDVGLGYVTLGQPATTLSGGEAQRMKLASELHKRSTGKSLYILDEPTTGLHTEDIAQLLKVLARFVDDGNTVLVIEHNLDVIKTADHIIDMGPEGGVGGGTVVATGTPEEVAENPASFTGQYLKTKLKL; encoded by the coding sequence ATGCAAGAAAATATTGTAATCCATGGGGCGCGTGCCCATAATTTAAAAAATATTGATGTGACCATTCCGCGTGAGAAGTTGGTGGTGGTGACTGGTCTGTCGGGATCTGGTAAGTCGAGTTTGGCTTTTGATACCTTGTATGCCGAAGGCCAACGTCGTTATGTGGAAAGTCTATCAGCCTATGCTCGTCAGTTCTTGGGCAACATGGACAAGCCTGATGTGGATTCCATAGAGGGGCTCAGCCCTGCTATTTCCATAGACCAAAAAACAACTTCGCGTAACCCACGTTCAACGGTTGGAACGGCGACGGAAATCAATGATTATCTCCGCCTGCTCTATGCTCGGGTCGGAGTGCCTTACTGTATCAATGGCCATGGGGCGATTTCGGCTTCTTCGGTGGAGCAAATCGTTGATGAGGTTTTGGAATTACCAGAACGCCAACGTTTGCAGATTCTAGCACCGATTGTACGGAAGAAAAAGGGGCAACACAAGACCGTTTTTGAGAAGGTGCAGAAGGACGGCTATGTTCGGGTCCGTGTCAATGGGGATGTCTATGATGTGTCGGAAGTGCCTGAATTGTCCAAGAGTAAGGCTCATAACATTGAGGTTGTGGTCGATCGGATTGTGATCAAAGAGGGTATTCGTTCGCGGCTTTTCGACTCTATCGAAGCAGCTTTACGGATTGCGGACGGCTATGTCATCATCGATACAATGGATGAGAAGGAACTGCTCTTCTCTGAGTACTATGCCTGCCCAGTTTGTGGTTTTACAGTGCCAGAGTTGGAGCCTCGTCTTTTCTCTTTCAATGCGCCTTTTGGGTCTTGTAGCGATTGTGACGGTTTGGGGATGAAGCTGGAAGTGGATACGGATTTGATTGTCCCAGATGCCAGCAAGACCTTGCGTGACGGTGCCTTGGCTCCGTGGAATCCCATCTCTTCTAACTACTATCCTCAGATGTTGGAGCAGGCTATGAATCACTTTGGTGTGGACATGGACAAGCCTTTTGAGGAATTGACGGAAGAGGAGAAGAACCTGATTTTCAACGGTTCTGACGGCAAAGAATTCCATTTCCACTATGAAAATGAATTCGGTGGGGTACGTGATATTGACATTCCATTCGAGGGCTTGATTACCAACATTAACCGCCGCTATCGTGAAACCAATAGTGATTACACGCGGACGGTCATGAAGGCCTATATGAATGAGTTGACCTGTGGAACCTGCCACGGCTATCGCCTCAATGACCAAGCCCTGTCTGTTAAAGTTGGTGGCGAGCAGGGACTTCATATTGGGCAGTTATCTGACTTGTCTGTAGCGGATCATTTGCAAGTCATTGAAAATCTGACCTTGTCTGAAAATGAAGCGACGATTGCGACGCCCATTGTCAAGGAAATCAAGGATCGCCTGTCCTTCCTTAACAACGTTGGTCTAAATTACCTAACGCTTTCACGAGCAGCGGGGACATTGTCTGGTGGTGAAAGCCAGCGGATTCGTCTGGCGACCCAGATCGGCTCCAACCTGTCAGGTGTTCTCTATATTTTGGATGAGCCGTCGATTGGTCTGCACCAGCGGGACAATGATCGTCTTATTGCCAGTCTTAAGAAGATGCGGGATTTGGGCAATACCTTGATTGTGGTGGAACATGACGAGGACACCATGCGGGAGGCGGACTGGTTGATTGATATTGGTCCGGGTGCGGGTGTCTTTGGCGGAGAAATCGTGGCCTCTGGAACGCCTGCCCAAGTAGCTAAAAACAAAAAATCCATTACAGGCCAGTACCTGTCTGGCAAACGTGAAATTCCAGTTCCTTTGGAACGTCGTGTTGGCAATGGTCGATTCCTGGAGGTGACTGGTGCCAAGGAAAACAACCTGCAAGATGTGACTGTTCGGTTCCCGCTTGGGAAATTTGTGGCGGTGACAGGGGTGTCTGGCTCAGGTAAATCAACCCTAGTCAATTCCATTTTGAAAAAAGCTATCGCCCAGAAGCTCAATCGCAATTCGGACAAGCCAGGTAAATTCAAGTCCATTTCAGGAATTGAACACTTGGATCGCTTGATTGATATTGACCAAAGTCCGATTGGACGGACACCACGTTCTAACCCAGCCACCTATACAGGTGTTTTTGACGATATTCGTGACCTCTTTGCCCAGACCAATGAAGCCAAAATCCGTGGCTACAAGAAGGGACGTTTCTCCTTTAACGTCAAAGGTGGTCGTTGTGAAGCTTGTTCTGGTGACGGAATCATCAAGATCGAAATGCACTTCCTTCCAGACGTATTTGTCCCATGTGAAGTCTGCCATGGTCAACGCTATAATTCTGAAACCTTGGAAGTACATTACAAGGAGAAAAATATCGCCCAAGTCCTTGATATGACGGTCAATGACGCGGTCGAGTTCTTCAAACACATTCCGAAGATTGAGCGGAAACTTCGCACCATTCAAGATGTAGGTTTGGGCTACGTTACTCTAGGTCAGCCAGCAACGACCCTATCAGGTGGGGAAGCCCAGCGGATGAAGTTGGCTTCTGAACTCCACAAGCGGTCAACTGGTAAATCCTTGTATATCTTGGATGAGCCGACGACAGGTCTGCATACAGAGGACATTGCCCAGTTGCTCAAGGTCTTGGCTCGCTTTGTTGATGATGGCAATACCGTGCTGGTCATCGAGCACAATCTGGATGTCATCAAGACAGCCGACCACATTATCGACATGGGACCAGAAGGTGGTGTCGGCGGTGGTACCGTTGTTGCGACAGGAACGCCAGAAGAAGTGGCAGAGAACCCAGCCAGCTTTACAGGTCAATATTTGAAAACCAAGTTGAAGTTATAA
- a CDS encoding M24 family metallopeptidase: MQARVEKFEAKLAQSDVDGILVTGQNNIYYLTGFWGTEATVFISGKRRLFVTDARYTLIAKATVQGFDIIDSRFALEEIAKVIKEDGLGKIGFDSQVTYGFYQHLTSIFEGYQLVAMSNFIEDLRMIKDEKEIATIRRACQISDQAFIDVLDFIKPGQTTEMEVNHFLDHRMRQLGAEGASFEFIVASGYRSAMPHGRASEKVIQAGETLTLDFGCYYQHYVSDMTRTIHIGHVTDQEREIYDVVLRANKALIEQAKEGVTYRKFDAIPREIINAAGYGANFTHGIGHGIGLDIHEYPYFGKSDETIKAGMVLTDEPGIYLDDKYGVRIEDDLLITETGCEVLTLAPKELIVI; the protein is encoded by the coding sequence ATGCAAGCGCGTGTGGAAAAATTTGAGGCAAAATTAGCCCAATCAGATGTGGATGGGATTTTGGTAACGGGACAGAACAATATTTATTACCTGACAGGTTTTTGGGGAACTGAGGCGACTGTCTTCATCAGTGGCAAACGTCGCTTGTTTGTAACGGATGCTCGTTACACCCTCATTGCTAAGGCTACGGTTCAAGGTTTTGATATTATTGACAGCCGTTTTGCCCTTGAAGAGATTGCAAAGGTGATAAAGGAAGATGGACTTGGGAAAATTGGTTTTGATAGCCAGGTGACCTATGGTTTCTATCAACATCTGACTAGTATTTTTGAGGGGTATCAGTTGGTTGCTATGTCAAACTTTATCGAAGACTTGCGCATGATTAAGGATGAGAAAGAAATTGCGACCATTCGCCGTGCTTGTCAGATTTCGGATCAGGCTTTTATTGATGTTCTTGACTTTATCAAACCAGGTCAGACGACTGAGATGGAAGTCAATCATTTCCTTGACCACCGCATGCGTCAACTCGGTGCAGAAGGGGCATCATTTGAGTTCATCGTGGCATCTGGCTACCGCTCTGCTATGCCACATGGAAGAGCGTCTGAAAAGGTTATCCAAGCTGGTGAGACCTTGACGCTGGATTTTGGTTGCTATTACCAACATTATGTCAGCGATATGACGCGTACCATTCATATCGGACATGTGACAGACCAAGAGCGTGAGATTTACGATGTGGTTTTGCGTGCCAACAAGGCCTTGATTGAGCAGGCAAAGGAAGGCGTCACCTACCGCAAGTTTGACGCTATTCCTCGTGAAATTATCAATGCGGCGGGTTACGGAGCCAACTTTACACACGGCATCGGTCACGGTATCGGCTTGGATATTCATGAATATCCGTATTTTGGAAAATCTGACGAGACCATCAAAGCAGGTATGGTCTTGACGGATGAGCCTGGTATTTATTTAGATGATAAGTATGGTGTCCGTATCGAAGATGACCTCTTGATTACGGAAACAGGTTGCGAAGTGCTGACATTGGCTCCAAAAGAATTGATTGTCATTTGA